Proteins from a genomic interval of Aquabacterium sp. J223:
- a CDS encoding porin yields MARKSMLALGVLGAFGASAQAQSSVQVYGIIDAGVGAVTKTATSNDRLYRTNADASTSSRFGLRGTEDLGKGLSAFFGMESGLDPRNGNAQGTASSGTINGAAAPASFWRRGAYVGLRSTTLGAVTIGRFGVPGVGISVANNNMITTGFNSGLGATLAAVGIGNDFWNNNQIRYDSPKFGNFDFAGNISFGETAGSLRSGSNAGVTARYSMQPLVFTAAYQRDEDWRPTGAHVSWYWLSGTYIKGPFRASVGYIDVNNDRNIAGWFDSTQWTVGARYDFTPQLSLSGHYFGLDDKRAGGTKTTLTVVNLAYALSKRTSLYAVYGHADSGTIGVTPIWGAAANAQTTVRNAVNQGLTAGLLHTF; encoded by the coding sequence ATGGCACGAAAATCAATGCTCGCGCTGGGCGTGCTGGGCGCGTTCGGCGCGTCCGCGCAGGCGCAGTCCAGTGTCCAGGTCTACGGCATCATCGACGCCGGCGTTGGCGCGGTCACCAAGACCGCCACCTCCAACGACCGCCTGTATCGCACGAATGCTGACGCATCGACCTCTTCCCGTTTCGGCTTGCGCGGCACTGAGGACCTCGGTAAGGGGCTGTCGGCCTTCTTCGGTATGGAGTCGGGCCTGGACCCGCGCAACGGCAATGCGCAGGGCACGGCGAGCTCCGGCACCATCAACGGTGCCGCGGCACCGGCATCGTTCTGGCGGCGCGGCGCGTACGTCGGCCTGCGCAGCACGACGCTGGGCGCGGTGACCATCGGCCGCTTCGGCGTGCCGGGCGTCGGCATCTCGGTGGCGAACAACAACATGATCACCACCGGCTTCAACTCCGGCCTGGGCGCCACGCTGGCGGCGGTGGGCATCGGCAACGACTTCTGGAACAACAACCAGATCCGCTACGACAGCCCGAAGTTCGGCAACTTCGACTTCGCTGGCAACATCTCCTTCGGCGAGACCGCGGGCAGCCTGCGCAGCGGCTCGAACGCCGGCGTGACCGCGCGCTACAGCATGCAGCCGCTGGTCTTCACCGCCGCCTACCAGCGCGACGAAGACTGGCGCCCGACCGGTGCGCACGTCAGCTGGTATTGGCTGTCCGGCACGTACATCAAGGGGCCCTTCCGTGCCAGCGTGGGCTACATCGACGTCAACAACGACCGCAACATCGCTGGCTGGTTCGATTCGACCCAGTGGACCGTCGGCGCGCGCTACGACTTCACGCCGCAACTGTCTTTATCGGGCCACTACTTCGGCCTGGACGACAAGCGCGCCGGCGGCACCAAGACCACGCTGACCGTCGTGAACCTGGCCTACGCGCTGTCCAAGCGGACCTCGCTGTACGCGGTGTACGGGCACGCCGATTCCGGCACGATCGGCGTCACGCCGATCTGGGGCGCTGCGGCCAACGCCCAGACCACGGTGCGCAACGCGGTCAACCAGGGCTTGACCGCTGGCCTCCTTCACACCTTCTGA
- a CDS encoding MaoC family dehydratase N-terminal domain-containing protein, translating into MSDIETVGLGFYWEDLPVGRKFKTVGRTVTEADVVAFVSCTGMLEVLFINTEFQKHESAIQGRVAPGALAYTFAEGLLVQATMQGTGFAFLHMEMDIKGPTHVGDTVHVECEVIECRESKSRPGFGLVRTRNRVVNQNGDVVLVYTPLRMVKGRGGAH; encoded by the coding sequence ATGAGCGACATCGAGACCGTGGGGCTCGGCTTCTACTGGGAAGACCTCCCGGTGGGCCGCAAGTTCAAGACCGTCGGCCGCACCGTGACCGAGGCCGACGTCGTCGCCTTTGTCTCCTGCACGGGCATGCTCGAGGTGCTTTTCATCAACACCGAGTTCCAGAAGCACGAGTCGGCGATCCAGGGGCGCGTGGCACCGGGCGCGCTCGCCTACACCTTCGCCGAAGGGCTGCTGGTGCAGGCGACGATGCAGGGCACGGGCTTCGCGTTCCTGCACATGGAGATGGACATCAAGGGGCCCACGCACGTGGGCGACACCGTGCACGTCGAATGCGAGGTCATCGAGTGCCGCGAGAGCAAGAGCCGCCCCGGATTCGGGCTGGTGCGCACGCGCAACCGGGTCGTCAACCAGAACGGCGACGTGGTGCTCGTATACACGCCCTTGCGCATGGTCAAGGGCCGCGGCGGCGCGCACTGA